Proteins co-encoded in one Haloarcula pelagica genomic window:
- a CDS encoding MFS transporter, protein MNETANVHGAETERDTRRWWTLAVFAYVALEGAGLQMRGAVIPELRTTFGAPDWQLGLVAPAGTLGYLLVVMLVGAVASHFDTRRLLLVGFVGTGVGIFFMGVAPSFLLFLSALAGRGLFTGVGRGTDRPLLSHLYPAQRGRLFSYYDMMWAVGATLGPALVAAAVWLGDWRLAYFTLGLAFVPLVGLVWYLPTPTVDGGDDTLDMAELRRIGRQPEVLATAVTLFLSAGVEGGLFTWLTTFADGRLSGPLATASLSIMLAAYIPGRLASGRLSERFGYARLGLVQAALLVPAFLYTFFFAEGLALLAGFFLIGLVLSGLYPTMLAYGTEAVPEHSAPVNAIAAVTSAAGIAAVPAAMGFLIGDAGILQAMRLLWVPIAVLLAVTLATWLVIGRVTE, encoded by the coding sequence ATGAACGAGACGGCCAACGTCCACGGGGCCGAGACGGAACGAGACACCAGGCGGTGGTGGACGCTGGCCGTCTTCGCGTACGTCGCGCTGGAGGGGGCCGGCCTGCAGATGCGCGGGGCGGTCATCCCCGAACTGCGGACCACGTTTGGCGCCCCCGACTGGCAGTTGGGGCTGGTCGCGCCCGCCGGGACGCTCGGGTATCTGCTGGTCGTGATGCTCGTCGGCGCGGTCGCGAGCCACTTCGACACGCGCCGTCTGCTCCTGGTCGGCTTCGTCGGGACCGGCGTCGGGATCTTCTTCATGGGCGTCGCCCCGTCGTTCCTGTTGTTCCTGTCCGCGCTCGCTGGCCGCGGGCTCTTTACCGGCGTCGGCCGGGGGACCGACCGGCCGCTGTTGAGCCACCTCTACCCGGCCCAGCGGGGGCGGCTCTTTAGCTACTACGACATGATGTGGGCGGTCGGCGCGACCCTCGGGCCGGCGCTGGTCGCGGCGGCCGTCTGGCTGGGCGACTGGCGGCTGGCCTACTTCACGCTCGGGCTCGCGTTCGTCCCGCTGGTCGGGCTGGTGTGGTATCTCCCGACGCCGACGGTCGACGGCGGCGACGACACCCTCGACATGGCCGAACTCCGTCGGATCGGTCGCCAGCCCGAGGTGCTGGCGACGGCGGTGACGCTGTTTCTCTCGGCCGGCGTCGAGGGCGGGCTGTTCACGTGGCTGACGACGTTCGCCGACGGCCGGCTCTCGGGCCCGCTCGCGACGGCCTCGCTGAGTATCATGCTCGCCGCGTACATCCCCGGCCGGCTGGCGTCGGGGCGGCTCTCGGAGCGCTTTGGCTACGCCCGTCTGGGACTCGTACAGGCCGCCCTGCTCGTCCCCGCCTTCCTCTACACCTTCTTCTTCGCCGAGGGGCTAGCGCTGCTTGCCGGCTTCTTCCTCATCGGGCTGGTGCTGTCGGGGCTGTACCCGACGATGCTGGCCTACGGGACCGAGGCCGTCCCCGAGCACAGCGCCCCGGTCAACGCCATCGCCGCGGTCACCTCCGCCGCCGGGATCGCCGCCGTCCCGGCCGCCATGGGCTTTCTGATCGGTGACGCGGGCATCCTCCAGGCGATGCGCCTGCTGTGGGTCCCGATCGCGGTGTTGCTCGCGGTGACGCTCGCGACCTGGCTGGTCATCGGCCGGGTGACGGAGTAG
- a CDS encoding TrmB family transcriptional regulator sugar-binding domain-containing protein: protein MSGDALRDHLATFGLSEKEIEAYLAVLKAGTATTGEVSRAADVSQGYVYDIAAALADRGLVTIDETQSPTVLRARPPEDAIGALSTRVEELGETIDDLYEQPADGGPPVEVVHSRATVRKRARSALDVADHEALLVVPAPEIEHLRTALADAQERGVFVYLLAVAPLSADALDEEWGRIADVARTWDATAPVHVIADETRGLMGAHGVLSGRHGEEYALAFTQREIGSGFFGNVVANFWPMGEDRHVTEPDPLPATYDHLRTAATNAALHRAAGRDLLADVTVTGLDSSERTYERVPVVEVRQGLVGDPTNDFPMENSLVFETPDGRVSAGNTQGGIRPFYEGYGATAVTLYSG from the coding sequence ATGTCTGGCGACGCGCTCCGGGACCACCTCGCGACGTTCGGGCTCTCGGAGAAGGAGATCGAGGCCTATCTGGCCGTCCTGAAGGCCGGCACGGCGACGACGGGGGAGGTATCGCGGGCCGCCGATGTCTCGCAGGGGTACGTCTACGACATCGCCGCGGCGCTGGCCGACCGTGGGTTGGTGACGATCGACGAGACACAGAGTCCGACGGTGTTGCGCGCCCGACCGCCCGAGGACGCCATCGGCGCGCTGTCGACGCGGGTCGAGGAACTCGGCGAGACGATCGACGACCTCTACGAACAGCCCGCCGACGGGGGGCCGCCCGTCGAGGTCGTCCACTCGCGGGCGACCGTCCGCAAGCGCGCACGGAGCGCACTCGACGTGGCCGACCACGAGGCGCTGCTGGTCGTGCCGGCACCGGAGATCGAACACCTCCGCACGGCGCTGGCCGACGCCCAGGAGCGGGGCGTGTTCGTCTACCTGCTGGCGGTCGCGCCGCTGTCCGCCGACGCCCTCGACGAGGAGTGGGGACGGATCGCAGACGTGGCCCGGACCTGGGACGCGACGGCGCCGGTCCACGTCATCGCCGACGAGACGCGGGGGCTGATGGGTGCCCACGGCGTCCTCTCGGGCCGACACGGCGAGGAGTACGCGCTGGCGTTCACCCAGCGGGAGATCGGCAGCGGCTTCTTCGGGAACGTCGTCGCGAACTTCTGGCCGATGGGCGAGGACCGCCACGTCACGGAGCCGGACCCGTTGCCGGCGACCTACGACCACCTCCGGACCGCCGCGACCAACGCCGCGCTCCACCGGGCGGCCGGCCGGGACCTCCTTGCGGACGTGACCGTCACCGGCCTCGACAGCAGCGAGCGGACCTACGAGCGGGTCCCGGTCGTCGAGGTCCGCCAGGGGCTCGTCGGTGACCCGACCAACGACTTCCCGATGGAGAACAGCCTCGTGTTCGAGACCCCCGACGGCCGCGTCTCCGCCGGCAACACACAGGGCGGGATCAGACCGTTCTACGAGGGATACGGGGCGACGGCGGTGACGCTGTACTCGGGGTGA
- a CDS encoding HalOD1 output domain-containing protein codes for MQGSTVAALLVTERAAERERFVDFFATDREILPSVAGSAEAALSSLDATDIDCVVSEAPRAERALSVLTAARTVRATVATVLLTSDVPNSRSDGVADIVLRRTAAKTDLPRLGEAIRTVTGVAEIDRSGGNDWRFLGRFDWAESPDVGTAIVTALAGAIGRDALEIDPLYDSVDPGALAQLVGSDDSGPVVVQFPLAEYVVSASAAGPVWYRPEVA; via the coding sequence ATGCAGGGGAGCACTGTCGCAGCACTGTTGGTGACGGAGCGTGCGGCCGAGCGGGAACGGTTCGTGGACTTTTTCGCCACCGATCGGGAGATCCTCCCCAGTGTCGCGGGCTCCGCCGAGGCGGCCCTGTCCAGCCTCGACGCGACCGACATCGACTGTGTCGTGAGCGAAGCGCCCCGGGCCGAGCGTGCGCTCTCCGTGCTGACGGCCGCACGGACGGTCCGGGCGACTGTCGCGACGGTGCTGCTCACCTCCGACGTACCGAACAGCCGGTCCGACGGCGTCGCCGACATCGTCCTCCGCCGGACGGCGGCGAAGACGGACCTCCCCAGGCTCGGCGAGGCGATCCGGACGGTGACCGGCGTGGCCGAGATCGACCGCTCCGGCGGGAACGACTGGCGGTTCCTCGGGCGGTTCGACTGGGCCGAGAGCCCGGATGTCGGGACCGCCATCGTGACGGCGCTGGCCGGGGCGATCGGCCGGGACGCGCTGGAGATCGACCCGCTGTACGACAGCGTCGACCCCGGTGCGCTCGCACAACTGGTCGGCAGCGACGACTCGGGACCCGTCGTCGTCCAGTTCCCCCTCGCGGAGTACGTCGTCAGCGCCTCCGCCGCGGGGCCAGTGTGGTACCGCCCCGAGGTCGCCTGA
- the hisA gene encoding 1-(5-phosphoribosyl)-5-[(5-phosphoribosylamino)methylideneamino]imidazole-4-carboxamide isomerase yields the protein MFPEFEVVPAVDMQDGQVVQLVGGERGTEKTYGDPVEAARRWIDAGAGTLHLVDLDGAFEGERKNAAAIDAVLDAVDDDVGVQLGGGIRTVDDAVSLLDRGVDRVILGTAAVETPEIVAEISESHPGSVLVSLDAKDGEVVVSGWTEGTGLDPAEAAQRYADRGAAGILFTDVDVEGQLAGVRTDPVERLVEAVDIPVIASGGVATVDDVVALRDAGAAAVVVGSALYEGAFTLAEATDAVDGS from the coding sequence ATGTTCCCCGAGTTCGAGGTCGTTCCGGCCGTGGACATGCAGGACGGGCAGGTCGTCCAACTGGTCGGCGGCGAGCGCGGCACCGAGAAGACCTACGGCGACCCGGTCGAGGCCGCACGGCGGTGGATCGACGCCGGCGCCGGAACGTTGCACCTGGTCGACCTCGACGGTGCCTTCGAGGGCGAGCGCAAGAACGCCGCGGCTATCGACGCCGTCCTGGACGCCGTCGACGACGACGTTGGCGTCCAGTTGGGCGGAGGGATCCGGACCGTCGACGACGCCGTCTCCCTGCTCGATCGGGGCGTCGACCGTGTCATCCTCGGGACCGCCGCCGTCGAGACCCCCGAGATCGTCGCCGAGATCAGCGAGAGCCACCCCGGCAGCGTGCTGGTGAGCCTGGACGCGAAAGACGGCGAGGTCGTCGTCTCGGGGTGGACCGAGGGGACCGGGCTGGACCCCGCCGAGGCCGCACAGCGGTACGCGGACCGCGGTGCCGCCGGAATCCTCTTTACCGATGTCGACGTGGAGGGCCAACTCGCGGGTGTCCGGACCGACCCAGTCGAACGGCTGGTGGAGGCCGTCGACATCCCGGTGATCGCGAGCGGGGGCGTCGCGACCGTCGACGACGTGGTCGCGCTCCGGGATGCCGGTGCGGCCGCCGTAGTCGTCGGCAGCGCCCTCTACGAAGGGGCGTTCACGCTGGCCGAGGCGACAGACGCGGTCGACGGGTCGTGA
- a CDS encoding inorganic phosphate transporter, whose product MVEVLFALGLVVAVFVGFNIGGSSTGVAFGPAVGSNTLTKLSAAALMTVFALAGGLLVGPAVVQSLGSDLVGTQFSPLISIVVLFFIGTALFLSNVAGVPASTSMTAVGAIAGLGLAQNTLNAGLMLEIVSWWLVSPIIAFWVSGVIGRYFYPTLVEWFAVSQSEGALVERDDSGFPWVRLGENTTPREFVGTVVVIGIGCYMGFSAGASNVANAVAPLVGNGSLDLYPAILLGGGAIGLGAFTIARRTMDTVGNDLTDLPLVAAIVVAAVASTIVTFLSALGIPASFVIIATMSIVGLGWGRATRTTRLSDTVQGEAPDVSVGALTADAEDAPTVGGQKGTPEPKDTEPIGEESGEDLPKASDLFEPATTARVIFLQNIVPSIATVAAYLVFRFLPVA is encoded by the coding sequence ATGGTCGAGGTTCTCTTCGCGCTGGGGCTCGTCGTCGCGGTCTTCGTCGGATTCAACATCGGGGGCTCCTCGACGGGCGTGGCCTTCGGCCCGGCGGTCGGGTCGAACACGCTGACGAAGCTCTCGGCGGCGGCCCTGATGACGGTGTTCGCGCTGGCCGGTGGACTGCTCGTCGGCCCGGCCGTCGTCCAGAGCCTGGGCAGCGACCTGGTCGGGACCCAGTTCTCGCCGCTGATCAGCATCGTCGTCCTCTTTTTCATCGGGACGGCGCTGTTTCTCTCGAACGTGGCCGGCGTGCCCGCGTCGACCTCGATGACGGCCGTCGGCGCCATCGCCGGCCTGGGGCTGGCCCAGAACACGCTCAACGCGGGACTGATGCTCGAAATCGTCTCGTGGTGGCTCGTCTCGCCGATCATCGCCTTCTGGGTCAGCGGCGTCATCGGCCGGTACTTCTACCCGACGCTGGTCGAGTGGTTCGCCGTCTCACAGAGCGAGGGCGCGCTCGTCGAGCGGGACGACTCGGGGTTCCCCTGGGTCCGACTGGGCGAGAACACCACCCCACGCGAGTTCGTCGGGACCGTCGTCGTCATCGGGATCGGCTGTTACATGGGCTTCTCGGCCGGGGCGTCGAACGTCGCCAACGCCGTCGCGCCGCTGGTCGGCAACGGCTCGCTGGACCTGTACCCGGCGATCCTGCTGGGCGGCGGTGCGATCGGGCTGGGCGCGTTTACCATCGCCCGACGGACGATGGACACGGTCGGGAACGACCTCACCGATCTCCCGCTGGTGGCGGCCATCGTCGTCGCGGCGGTCGCCTCGACGATCGTCACCTTCCTCTCGGCGCTGGGGATCCCCGCCAGTTTCGTCATCATCGCCACGATGAGTATCGTCGGGCTGGGCTGGGGGCGGGCGACACGGACGACGCGGCTCTCGGACACCGTCCAGGGTGAAGCACCCGACGTTTCGGTCGGGGCGCTGACCGCCGACGCAGAGGACGCCCCGACCGTCGGCGGCCAGAAGGGGACGCCCGAGCCAAAGGACACGGAACCGATCGGCGAGGAGTCGGGCGAAGACCTCCCGAAAGCGTCGGACCTGTTCGAGCCCGCGACGACGGCTCGCGTCATCTTCCTGCAGAACATCGTCCCCTCGATCGCGACCGTCGCCGCCTACCTCGTCTTTCGGTTTCTCCCGGTGGCCTAA
- a CDS encoding A24 family peptidase: protein MLGSIPDLLRLVAVPVFGWAAYRDVKTRRIPNQIWGPLALFAAGLLVWDAYTVLNTAGGRLFFLRVAISLGFVLPLSYAFWRIGGFGGADAKAFMLIAVLFPVYPTYLLSSPSVALPLEPTTLGVFSLTILSNTVLAGVVYPIGVAASNVARGEFDLAMFIGKPVAVGEITDEYGRLLESPDGFTRRGLDLDALRMYLQYRGLTLAEVLADPERYRDPASLPTDPNPPGDGSLATDGGEPVTVPDDTDGTAGTADPWGAQQFLDDIDHSAYGATPTQLQEGLDVLVEEEEVWVSPGIPFIVPMFAGLVVSLTYGDVLFAIMQAVGLA, encoded by the coding sequence GTGCTCGGGTCGATACCGGACCTGTTGCGACTGGTCGCCGTCCCGGTCTTCGGGTGGGCGGCGTACCGCGACGTGAAGACGCGTCGGATCCCCAACCAGATCTGGGGGCCGCTGGCGCTGTTCGCGGCCGGCCTGCTGGTCTGGGACGCGTACACGGTACTGAACACGGCCGGCGGACGGCTGTTCTTCCTCCGTGTCGCGATCAGCCTCGGGTTCGTCCTGCCGCTGTCGTACGCCTTCTGGCGGATCGGCGGGTTCGGCGGGGCCGACGCGAAGGCGTTCATGCTGATCGCCGTCCTCTTTCCGGTCTATCCCACCTATCTGCTGTCCTCGCCGTCGGTGGCGCTGCCGCTGGAACCGACCACGCTGGGCGTGTTCTCGCTGACGATCCTCTCGAACACCGTGCTGGCCGGCGTCGTCTACCCGATCGGGGTGGCCGCGAGCAACGTCGCCCGCGGGGAGTTCGACCTCGCGATGTTCATCGGGAAACCCGTCGCTGTCGGCGAGATAACCGACGAGTACGGCAGGCTGCTCGAATCGCCGGACGGGTTCACCCGGCGCGGGCTGGACCTGGACGCGCTCCGGATGTATCTCCAGTACCGCGGGCTGACGCTCGCGGAGGTGCTGGCCGACCCCGAGCGGTACCGCGATCCAGCGTCGCTCCCGACGGATCCGAACCCGCCCGGTGACGGCTCGCTGGCGACCGACGGCGGCGAACCGGTCACGGTGCCGGACGACACGGACGGGACGGCGGGCACGGCCGACCCCTGGGGCGCCCAGCAGTTCCTCGACGACATCGACCACTCGGCCTACGGCGCGACGCCGACCCAGCTCCAAGAGGGACTGGACGTACTGGTCGAGGAAGAGGAGGTGTGGGTCTCGCCGGGCATCCCGTTCATCGTCCCGATGTTCGCCGGCCTGGTCGTCTCGCTGACCTACGGCGACGTGCTCTTCGCGATCATGCAGGCTGTCGGGCTGGCGTAG
- a CDS encoding glycoside hydrolase family 13 protein, translating to MSADEPDDIDRAWWKESFVYQIYPQSFNDSDGDGVGDIQGIIDRLDYLDDLGVEIVWVNPLYDSPHVDNGYDIRDYRSILAEYGTMSDFDELLAEMHDRDMRLIMDLVVNHTSDEHVWFQKSRQREDPYTDYYWWHDGDGSEPPNNWTSGFGGSAWEYDEAREQYYLHLFDEKQPDLNWENEAVREEVYEMINWWLEKGIDGFRMDVFNLISKPTDLPDGDEEEGWVGSELFANGPKAHDYVAEMVEETFADFDVMTVGEGIDAGVEDAKRYCGTSGDGLNMLYHYEHVLLDFDDDEGWWKVDPWELDDLREILSKWQRELDGDDAWNTVFLGTHDWPRIVSRWGDDGQYRRESAKLLATLLFSLQGTPFLLQGDEIGMTNYPWSSLDEIQDADATNRIEGAIEDGEIDGFEDVQELIRYRCRDNARTPMQWDDSENARFTDDDPWLAVNPNHDEINVAAARADPASVWHYYRELIELRGDSDLLVYGSYDLLTEDDPQVWAYRRTLGEERALVVLNWSEEPATYELPSDADPAELEPMIGNYEDPTAAGRTLSLSPYEARIYRA from the coding sequence GTGAGTGCTGACGAGCCAGACGACATCGACCGCGCGTGGTGGAAGGAATCGTTCGTCTACCAGATCTACCCGCAGAGCTTCAACGACAGCGACGGCGACGGGGTCGGGGACATCCAGGGGATCATCGACCGCCTGGACTACCTGGACGACTTGGGCGTCGAGATCGTCTGGGTCAATCCGCTGTACGACTCACCACACGTCGACAACGGCTACGACATCCGGGACTACCGCTCGATTCTGGCCGAGTACGGGACGATGAGCGACTTCGATGAACTGCTCGCGGAGATGCACGACCGGGACATGCGCCTCATCATGGATCTGGTCGTCAACCACACCTCGGACGAGCACGTGTGGTTCCAGAAGTCCCGCCAGCGGGAGGACCCCTACACCGACTACTACTGGTGGCACGACGGCGACGGCAGCGAACCGCCGAACAACTGGACCTCCGGCTTCGGCGGGTCGGCCTGGGAGTACGACGAGGCCCGCGAGCAGTACTACCTCCATCTGTTCGACGAGAAACAGCCCGATCTCAACTGGGAGAACGAGGCCGTCCGCGAGGAGGTATACGAGATGATAAACTGGTGGCTGGAGAAGGGGATCGACGGCTTCCGGATGGACGTGTTCAACCTGATCTCCAAGCCCACCGACCTCCCGGATGGCGACGAAGAGGAGGGGTGGGTCGGCTCGGAGCTGTTCGCGAACGGCCCGAAGGCGCACGACTACGTCGCCGAGATGGTCGAGGAGACGTTCGCCGACTTCGACGTGATGACCGTCGGCGAGGGGATCGACGCCGGCGTCGAGGACGCAAAACGGTACTGCGGCACCAGCGGGGACGGCCTGAACATGCTGTATCACTACGAGCACGTCCTGCTGGATTTCGACGACGACGAGGGGTGGTGGAAGGTCGACCCCTGGGAACTGGACGACCTGCGCGAGATCCTCTCGAAGTGGCAGCGGGAACTCGACGGGGACGACGCCTGGAACACGGTGTTCCTGGGCACCCACGACTGGCCCCGCATCGTCTCGCGGTGGGGCGACGACGGCCAGTACCGGCGGGAGTCGGCGAAACTGCTGGCGACGTTGCTGTTCTCGCTCCAGGGGACCCCCTTCCTCCTTCAGGGCGACGAGATCGGGATGACGAACTACCCGTGGTCGAGCCTCGACGAGATCCAGGACGCCGACGCGACCAACCGGATCGAGGGGGCGATCGAGGACGGCGAGATCGACGGCTTCGAGGACGTACAGGAGCTCATCCGCTACCGGTGTCGGGACAACGCTCGGACGCCGATGCAGTGGGACGACTCCGAGAACGCCCGCTTCACCGACGACGACCCCTGGCTCGCCGTCAACCCCAACCACGACGAGATCAACGTCGCGGCCGCCCGCGCGGACCCGGCGTCGGTCTGGCACTACTACCGGGAACTGATCGAACTGCGCGGCGACAGCGACCTGCTCGTGTACGGGAGTTACGACCTGCTGACCGAGGACGACCCGCAGGTGTGGGCCTACCGGCGGACGCTGGGCGAGGAGCGGGCGCTGGTCGTGCTCAACTGGAGCGAGGAGCCGGCGACCTACGAACTCCCGAGCGACGCCGACCCCGCGGAACTGGAGCCGATGATCGGGAACTACGAGGACCCGACAGCGGCGGGACGAACGCTCTCGCTGTCGCCCTACGAGGCCCGCATCTACCGGGCGTAG
- a CDS encoding cold-shock protein, producing the protein MAKGTVDFFNDTGGYGFIDTEDEDEDVFFHMEDVGGPDLEEGQEVEFDIEQADKGPRATNVTRL; encoded by the coding sequence ATGGCGAAAGGAACGGTTGATTTCTTCAACGACACTGGCGGTTACGGTTTCATCGATACTGAGGACGAGGACGAGGACGTTTTCTTCCACATGGAAGACGTTGGCGGCCCGGACCTCGAAGAGGGACAGGAAGTCGAATTCGACATCGAACAGGCTGACAAGGGTCCGCGCGCGACCAACGTCACCCGACTGTAA
- a CDS encoding DUF429 domain-containing protein produces the protein MADDAADYYVGITWCDESWLAVAFGTEGFDHVAVCDGIGDCWARYEETARRILVDLPVGLVESGDPARRCDDLARRVLGPQAGTVYTPPVREATRKRRYSAAGRVHERKSGEALSEAAFEARDGIAMLDELLQEVPEAAAVIRSSDPELCFRALAGDPLEQPRGTAAGYAERMRVLAHYDRDAAPTVQRAADETAGHAVTVADVLDAVVLAYTAAPGDGALRTLPPEPPTDAKGLPVELVYRASAALSGE, from the coding sequence ATGGCCGACGACGCGGCCGACTACTACGTCGGGATCACCTGGTGTGACGAGTCGTGGCTGGCGGTGGCGTTCGGGACCGAGGGGTTCGACCACGTCGCCGTGTGTGACGGGATCGGCGACTGCTGGGCGCGGTACGAGGAGACGGCACGGCGGATTCTGGTCGATCTCCCGGTCGGCCTGGTCGAGTCCGGCGACCCCGCCAGACGGTGTGACGACCTCGCCCGGCGAGTGCTGGGGCCACAGGCCGGGACCGTCTACACGCCGCCGGTCCGGGAGGCGACCCGCAAGCGGCGGTACTCGGCCGCGGGTCGCGTCCACGAACGCAAGAGCGGCGAGGCGCTGTCGGAGGCCGCCTTCGAGGCCCGCGACGGGATCGCGATGCTCGACGAACTCCTCCAGGAAGTGCCGGAAGCCGCCGCAGTGATCCGGTCGTCAGATCCCGAACTGTGTTTCCGGGCGCTCGCCGGTGATCCGCTCGAACAGCCCCGCGGGACGGCGGCGGGCTACGCCGAGCGGATGCGGGTGCTGGCCCACTACGACCGGGACGCCGCCCCGACCGTCCAGCGGGCCGCCGACGAGACGGCCGGCCACGCGGTCACCGTGGCCGACGTACTCGACGCGGTGGTGCTCGCGTACACGGCCGCACCGGGCGACGGGGCACTGCGGACGCTCCCGCCCGAGCCACCGACGGACGCGAAGGGGCTCCCGGTGGAACTGGTCTACCGGGCGAGCGCGGCGCTGTCGGGTGAGTGA